In Fundidesulfovibrio soli, a single genomic region encodes these proteins:
- a CDS encoding glycosyltransferase: MKILMVAHGMPPHEIGGTQLHTLDLALELRRRGHEVLALCPRRSPGGGMIMEEADGLRVARLELDPPPPDRDAAAFALAHDNPEAGRRFAEFLRAERPDVVHFHHFFDLSASLADAARREGVPALLTLHDLWLACEQPHFLHADMTPCNHEAPQPRDCARCFAARRPGGHLSRDMATLESCFAARREHLRQVVAGLECVVSLAGFQEERLRRQGLVPRMVRRIPLGQRPLGPVRRPRRQDGPLRLAYMGIVAPAKGLDVVFEALGILGWEGVTLDVHGIPCVPDYVERLKRAHPQGAAAWHGGYGPADLERILSAADAVVMPSRSENTPLVVSECLAARVPVAASDVGGVPEMLGFGEWGLLFANGDAHGLAQAMRRMRDEPGLLESISAAIPRIRGVSDEADDLEKVYQELRRGR; encoded by the coding sequence GTGAAAATACTCATGGTGGCCCACGGCATGCCCCCGCACGAGATCGGCGGCACCCAGCTGCACACCCTGGACCTGGCCCTGGAGCTGAGGCGGCGCGGGCACGAAGTGCTGGCCCTGTGCCCCAGGCGCTCTCCCGGCGGCGGCATGATCATGGAGGAGGCGGACGGGCTGCGGGTGGCGCGCCTGGAGCTGGACCCGCCCCCGCCGGACCGCGACGCGGCCGCCTTCGCCCTGGCCCACGACAACCCCGAGGCCGGGCGGCGCTTTGCCGAATTCCTGCGCGCCGAGCGGCCGGATGTTGTGCACTTCCATCACTTCTTCGACCTCTCGGCCTCCCTTGCGGACGCGGCCAGGCGGGAGGGCGTCCCGGCGCTCCTGACCCTGCACGACCTCTGGCTGGCCTGCGAACAGCCGCACTTCCTGCACGCGGACATGACTCCCTGCAACCACGAAGCCCCGCAGCCGCGCGACTGCGCCCGCTGCTTCGCGGCGCGCAGGCCGGGCGGCCATCTCTCCCGCGACATGGCAACCCTGGAATCCTGTTTTGCCGCGCGGCGCGAACACCTGCGGCAGGTCGTGGCGGGCCTGGAGTGCGTGGTGAGCCTGGCGGGCTTCCAGGAGGAGCGGCTGCGCCGCCAGGGGCTCGTTCCGCGCATGGTCCGACGCATCCCGCTCGGGCAACGGCCCCTGGGGCCTGTGCGGCGGCCCAGGCGGCAGGACGGTCCGCTCAGGCTGGCCTACATGGGCATCGTGGCCCCGGCCAAGGGCTTGGACGTTGTCTTCGAGGCCCTGGGCATACTGGGCTGGGAGGGCGTGACCCTGGACGTGCACGGCATCCCCTGCGTGCCGGATTACGTGGAGCGCCTGAAGCGGGCGCATCCGCAAGGCGCGGCGGCCTGGCACGGCGGGTACGGCCCGGCTGACCTGGAGCGCATCCTCTCGGCGGCGGACGCGGTGGTCATGCCCTCGCGCAGCGAGAACACGCCCCTGGTGGTGTCGGAGTGCCTGGCCGCGCGGGTGCCCGTGGCGGCATCTGACGTGGGCGGGGTGCCGGAGATGCTCGGGTTCGGTGAGTGGGGCCTGCTGTTCGCCAATGGCGACGCACACGGGCTAGCGCAGGCCATGCGCAGGATGCGCGACGAGCCGGGGCTGCTGGAATCCATCTCGGCGGCCATCCCTCGGATTAGGGGCGTGTCGGATGAGGCGGATGATCTGGAGAAGGTCTACCAGGAGCTGCGGCGAGGCCGATAG
- the modA gene encoding molybdate ABC transporter substrate-binding protein, whose product MKRALIILALAALLALPLMAQAGSVTVSGAASLTAAFTEMKAAFEKARPGVTVNTNFAASGQLLPQIEAGAPVDIFASADQETMDRAQAKNLIDTASRRNFVANALVLCKPKGGKAAVTSLESLKDKAVERIGLGNPETVPVGRYAREALSTAGLYEALTPKLVFGDSVKQVQDYVSRGEVDAGFIFATDAQSAAAKIDVAAEIPTKAKVSYPLAIVARSKDNADAKAFADFVMSPEGQAILAKYGFKKPE is encoded by the coding sequence ATGAAACGCGCCCTGATAATCCTCGCCCTGGCCGCCCTGCTGGCCTTGCCCCTCATGGCCCAGGCCGGGAGCGTCACCGTCTCCGGGGCCGCCAGCCTCACCGCCGCGTTCACAGAGATGAAGGCGGCATTCGAGAAGGCCCGCCCCGGCGTCACCGTGAACACCAATTTCGCCGCCTCAGGGCAGCTGCTCCCCCAGATCGAGGCCGGCGCGCCCGTGGACATCTTCGCCTCGGCCGACCAGGAAACCATGGACCGCGCCCAGGCCAAGAACCTCATCGACACGGCCTCGCGCAGGAATTTCGTCGCCAACGCCCTGGTGTTGTGCAAGCCCAAGGGCGGCAAGGCGGCCGTGACCTCGCTCGAGTCCCTCAAGGACAAGGCCGTGGAACGCATCGGCCTGGGCAACCCCGAGACCGTCCCCGTGGGCCGCTACGCCCGTGAGGCTCTGAGCACCGCCGGGTTGTACGAGGCGCTGACCCCCAAGCTGGTCTTCGGGGACTCCGTGAAGCAGGTGCAGGATTACGTCAGCCGGGGCGAGGTGGACGCCGGGTTCATCTTCGCCACCGACGCCCAGAGCGCCGCGGCCAAGATCGACGTGGCCGCCGAAATCCCCACCAAGGCGAAGGTGAGCTACCCCCTGGCCATCGTGGCTCGCTCCAAGGACAACGCCGACGCCAAGGCCTTCGCCGATTTCGTCATGAGCCCGGAGGGGCAGGCGATCCTGGCCAAGTACGGGTTCAAGAAGCCCGAATAG
- a CDS encoding B12-binding domain-containing radical SAM protein yields MDKRLLLVEPPFYRLYEAGMVLCNMPLGLGYLAGVVAARGDWRVRVLNADFDPAVTPAPTSHAVLAGEGYRRYRANLADPEAPIWRETLESIALEKPSVLGISVKSQNCASARLLARLAKRQNPDQFIVAGGPHPSMTGAEILTEPAIDAAVIGEGEETLTDLLDALATGRPLSGVPGLIFRQGGGIVSTGRRAPIADLDALPFPHAAAPEVLVDYARYPREAFGFVFATRGCPFDCQYCGSRYIWSRRPRLRSPGNVAAELAALAALGLKHVHFEDDTFGVGKPHLLALCKAIAGSGLTWSCELSVRLVDDEVMAAMRAAGCVAVLLGIESGNDAMLAHIRKGISVEQSRRASATVKRHGIRLLTFFMAGFALETEETLRDTFELMRTIGSDQIIYSVFTPYPGTESFEECKRLGLVDEGFDVSLYNHQSPSNCFCANIHRERFRELAGEMEAFVDAYNREHA; encoded by the coding sequence ATGGATAAACGCCTGCTGCTGGTTGAGCCGCCGTTCTACCGCCTCTACGAGGCGGGGATGGTGCTGTGCAACATGCCGCTGGGCCTGGGCTACCTGGCGGGAGTTGTTGCTGCGCGCGGAGACTGGCGCGTGCGCGTGCTCAACGCGGACTTCGACCCCGCGGTGACGCCCGCCCCCACCAGCCACGCCGTGCTGGCGGGCGAGGGCTACCGGCGCTACAGGGCCAACCTGGCCGACCCCGAGGCCCCCATCTGGCGCGAGACCCTGGAATCAATCGCCCTCGAGAAACCCAGTGTCCTCGGCATCTCCGTGAAGTCCCAGAACTGCGCCTCGGCCAGGCTGCTGGCGCGGCTGGCCAAGCGCCAGAACCCGGACCAGTTCATCGTGGCGGGCGGGCCGCACCCTTCCATGACCGGGGCGGAGATCCTTACAGAGCCTGCCATCGACGCGGCCGTGATCGGGGAGGGCGAGGAGACGCTCACCGACCTGCTGGACGCCCTGGCCACGGGCCGCCCGCTCTCCGGGGTGCCCGGCCTGATCTTCCGCCAGGGTGGGGGCATAGTCTCCACGGGCCGCCGCGCCCCCATCGCGGACCTGGACGCGCTGCCCTTCCCCCACGCCGCCGCCCCCGAGGTGCTGGTGGATTACGCCCGCTACCCGCGCGAGGCCTTCGGCTTCGTGTTCGCCACGCGCGGCTGCCCCTTCGACTGCCAGTACTGCGGCTCGCGCTATATCTGGAGCCGCAGGCCGCGCCTGCGCTCGCCGGGCAACGTGGCGGCGGAGCTTGCCGCCCTGGCCGCACTGGGCCTCAAGCACGTGCACTTCGAGGACGACACCTTCGGCGTGGGCAAGCCTCACCTGCTGGCCCTGTGCAAGGCCATAGCGGGTTCCGGGCTCACCTGGAGCTGCGAGCTATCCGTGCGCCTGGTGGACGACGAGGTCATGGCGGCCATGCGCGCAGCCGGGTGCGTGGCGGTGCTGCTGGGCATCGAGTCCGGCAACGACGCCATGCTCGCCCACATCCGCAAGGGCATCAGCGTGGAGCAGTCCCGGCGCGCGTCGGCCACGGTGAAGCGCCACGGCATCCGCCTGCTGACCTTCTTCATGGCCGGTTTCGCCCTGGAGACCGAAGAGACCTTGCGCGACACTTTCGAGCTGATGCGCACCATCGGCAGCGACCAGATCATCTACTCCGTGTTCACGCCCTACCCGGGCACCGAGTCCTTCGAGGAGTGCAAACGGCTGGGCCTGGTGGACGAGGGCTTCGACGTGTCGCTCTACAACCACCAGAGCCCGAGCAACTGCTTTTGCGCCAACATCCACCGGGAGCGCTTCCGGGAGCTGGCGGGCGAGATGGAGGCCTTCGTGGACGCCTACAACCGGGAACACGCTTAG
- a CDS encoding alpha/beta hydrolase family protein: protein MAAFVLIHGAFMGGWVWQRMASTLAGLGHDCLRPTLTGCGERSHLLRPEISLAWHVEDVAQALFHEDLERVVLVGHGYGGMIAAAVAHRHSGKVAGVVHLDGVLPERGKSFAQLCGRAAPGRGDGGDWLIPPPTAESLGVSCRELGRWLSVRLQPFPRACLEDAYAYGDRDRQLPGVFLRTAGREDRPARSQAARAALSSMPVLELPLGPLPMITSPGRLAQALSSLAMEMRPSEPPAPRRRTRPLRCKARGQEPEADTP from the coding sequence ATGGCCGCCTTCGTGCTGATCCACGGGGCGTTCATGGGCGGCTGGGTCTGGCAGCGTATGGCCTCGACCCTTGCCGGGCTCGGGCACGACTGCCTGCGGCCCACACTGACGGGCTGCGGCGAGCGCTCGCACCTGTTGCGGCCCGAGATTTCGCTGGCCTGGCATGTGGAGGACGTGGCCCAGGCCCTCTTCCACGAGGACCTGGAGCGCGTGGTGCTCGTTGGGCACGGCTACGGCGGCATGATCGCCGCCGCTGTGGCCCACCGCCACAGCGGCAAGGTGGCCGGGGTGGTGCACCTGGACGGGGTGCTGCCCGAGCGCGGCAAGAGTTTCGCGCAGCTGTGCGGGCGCGCGGCCCCGGGCAGGGGCGACGGCGGGGACTGGCTCATCCCCCCGCCCACGGCGGAAAGCCTCGGCGTCTCCTGCCGGGAGCTGGGGCGTTGGCTCTCCGTGAGGCTGCAGCCCTTCCCGCGCGCCTGCCTGGAGGACGCCTACGCCTACGGCGACAGGGACCGCCAGTTGCCCGGCGTGTTCCTGCGCACCGCCGGCCGGGAGGACCGCCCCGCCAGGTCGCAGGCCGCACGGGCGGCGCTGAGCAGCATGCCGGTGCTGGAGCTGCCCCTGGGGCCGCTGCCCATGATCACCAGTCCGGGCAGGCTGGCGCAGGCGCTTTCCTCCCTGGCGATGGAGATGCGGCCGTCCGAGCCGCCCGCGCCGCGCAGGCGGACGCGGCCCCTCCGCTGCAAGGCCCGCGGCCAGGAGCCGGAGGCCGACACGCCCTGA
- the tssJ gene encoding type VI secretion system lipoprotein TssJ, with translation MRKLSTLMAMLALWAFVACCAGCGAGGGASSPAPRIAEPSYSPEPASWGFAPKALELTFTADPFLNEYDGAAHALSVCVYQLANPAAFQDLAASATGVSSLLECREFDQGVVGAQRLKVQPGSSESLRLDRAGNARFVAVACDYYDQNQGRTTRVYEIPLNANTSGWLWWKETSYEAGKLSKKILLGKTGILDAD, from the coding sequence ATGCGCAAGCTGTCGACACTCATGGCGATGCTGGCCCTGTGGGCTTTCGTGGCGTGCTGCGCCGGATGCGGGGCGGGCGGCGGGGCCTCCTCTCCCGCCCCGCGGATAGCCGAGCCGTCCTACAGCCCGGAGCCCGCAAGCTGGGGCTTCGCCCCCAAGGCCCTGGAGCTGACCTTCACGGCGGACCCCTTCCTCAACGAGTATGATGGAGCGGCCCACGCCCTGAGCGTATGCGTGTACCAGCTCGCCAACCCGGCCGCCTTCCAGGATCTGGCCGCGAGCGCGACGGGCGTGTCCAGCCTGCTGGAGTGTCGCGAGTTCGACCAGGGCGTGGTGGGCGCGCAGCGCCTGAAGGTTCAGCCAGGCTCCAGCGAGTCGCTGCGCCTGGACCGCGCCGGGAATGCCCGCTTCGTGGCCGTGGCCTGCGACTACTACGACCAGAACCAGGGCAGGACCACCCGCGTCTATGAAATACCGCTCAACGCCAACACCTCCGGCTGGCTCTGGTGGAAGGAGACCAGCTACGAGGCGGGCAAGCTCTCCAAAAAGATCCTGTTGGGCAAGACCGGCATCCTGGACGCCGATTGA
- a CDS encoding RNA recognition motif domain-containing protein produces the protein MSKKLYVGNLSFNSTEDEIRNQFATFGEVISVSLITDRETGRLRGFGFVEMDDEGALAAIQGMDGKDFGGRNLKVNEAEDKPRSGGGGGRGGSGNRGGYGGRW, from the coding sequence ATGTCTAAGAAACTTTATGTCGGCAATCTTTCTTTCAATTCCACTGAAGACGAAATCCGCAACCAGTTCGCCACCTTTGGCGAAGTCATCAGCGTGAGCCTGATCACCGACCGCGAAACCGGCCGCCTGCGCGGCTTCGGCTTCGTGGAGATGGACGACGAAGGCGCCCTCGCCGCCATCCAGGGCATGGATGGCAAGGATTTCGGCGGCCGTAACCTGAAGGTCAACGAAGCCGAGGACAAGCCCCGTTCCGGCGGCGGCGGTGGCCGCGGCGGCTCCGGCAATCGCGGCGGCTACGGCGGCCGCTGGTAG